One region of Moraxella sp. ZY210820 genomic DNA includes:
- the secD gene encoding protein translocase subunit SecD, whose amino-acid sequence MRYPLWKYLLVLFVLVISTLYALPTLYPDEPAVQISGAKAGTVIDQSIVQQAEQILNEAQIQSHNNSFNENSALLRVKTSEEQLKAQDILRRQLGNNYVVALNLAPTTPQWLRNIGAKPTKLGLDLRGGVHFLLEVDMDKALTQRIESAATEIRRQLAQNKIKYQNLSVNNKDHNMVISFADTADRDSAVSFLRSQSAEFTPQALATETGPVIILNYTADRLAEIQSEAVQQNLITLRNRINELGVAEAVVQTQGSNRIVVQLPGVQDTAEAKRVLGRTANLQFRLVSDHNTTYQTQFDAIPPAGTEAFEFGEIGSDHKYLLERNYIVTGERVQGASSGKSHDTNGYEVGINLDTAGGKLMADATRSAKNKLMAVLFIEHKQKISHEIDPATGETKEVRTPYTESVIINVATINDVLGSSFRITGLDSRKEAEELALMLRAGALAAPMYFVEERVIGPSLGQENIEKGILSTQVGFVLVALWMIVFFRLFGLIANFALVFNLAMILAIMSWMGAALTLPGIAGIVITIGMAVDANVLICERIREEIQWGASPKQAIVAGYDRAYNTIFDSNLTTFLVAAILFFVGTGPIKGFAVTLMIGIVCSMFTAITVTRAIVQIIYGKRKDLQKLSI is encoded by the coding sequence ATGCGTTACCCTTTATGGAAGTATCTGCTGGTTTTGTTTGTTTTAGTGATTAGTACACTTTATGCACTACCAACATTGTACCCAGATGAGCCTGCGGTACAGATTTCTGGTGCAAAAGCAGGAACTGTCATTGATCAAAGCATTGTCCAACAAGCAGAACAAATTTTAAATGAAGCTCAAATCCAGAGTCATAACAATTCATTTAATGAAAATTCAGCTTTATTGCGTGTAAAAACATCAGAAGAGCAATTAAAAGCTCAAGATATTTTACGCCGTCAGCTTGGAAATAATTATGTGGTGGCACTCAACCTTGCACCCACAACACCACAATGGTTGCGTAATATTGGTGCAAAACCAACAAAACTCGGCTTAGACTTACGTGGGGGTGTACATTTCTTACTCGAAGTTGATATGGATAAAGCCTTAACACAACGTATCGAATCCGCTGCTACAGAAATTCGCCGTCAATTAGCACAAAATAAAATCAAATACCAAAACTTATCGGTCAATAATAAAGATCATAATATGGTGATTTCATTTGCTGATACTGCTGACCGTGATAGTGCTGTATCATTCTTACGTAGTCAAAGTGCTGAATTTACCCCCCAAGCTTTAGCAACAGAAACTGGTCCTGTCATTATTTTAAATTATACTGCTGACCGTTTAGCAGAAATTCAATCTGAAGCGGTACAGCAAAACTTAATCACTTTGCGTAATCGTATTAATGAATTAGGTGTTGCCGAAGCAGTAGTACAAACTCAAGGTTCTAATCGTATCGTAGTACAGCTTCCCGGTGTTCAAGATACTGCTGAAGCAAAACGTGTGTTAGGTCGTACCGCAAACCTACAATTTCGCTTAGTATCTGACCACAATACGACTTATCAAACACAGTTTGACGCAATTCCACCCGCAGGTACAGAAGCATTTGAATTTGGTGAAATTGGTAGTGATCATAAATATTTACTTGAACGTAACTACATCGTAACAGGTGAACGAGTACAAGGTGCTTCATCAGGTAAAAGCCACGATACTAATGGCTATGAAGTGGGCATTAATTTAGATACAGCAGGTGGTAAATTGATGGCTGATGCGACACGTTCAGCTAAAAATAAATTAATGGCTGTATTATTTATTGAACATAAACAAAAAATTAGCCATGAAATTGACCCTGCAACAGGCGAAACCAAAGAAGTTCGTACTCCTTATACTGAAAGTGTGATTATCAATGTTGCAACCATTAACGATGTACTCGGTTCAAGTTTCCGTATCACAGGATTAGATTCAAGAAAAGAAGCTGAAGAATTAGCATTAATGTTGCGTGCAGGTGCATTGGCTGCCCCAATGTATTTTGTGGAAGAACGTGTGATTGGTCCTAGTCTCGGTCAAGAAAATATCGAAAAAGGTATTTTATCTACGCAAGTGGGCTTTGTGTTAGTTGCTTTGTGGATGATTGTATTCTTCCGTTTATTTGGTTTAATCGCCAATTTTGCTTTAGTATTTAACCTTGCTATGATTTTGGCTATTATGTCATGGATGGGTGCAGCTTTAACCTTACCGGGGATTGCAGGTATTGTGATTACCATTGGTATGGCGGTCGATGCTAACGTATTGATTTGTGAGCGAATACGTGAAGAAATACAATGGGGTGCATCACCAAAACAAGCGATTGTTGCAGGTTATGACCGTGCTTATAACACTATTTTTGACTCAAACCTAACGACATTTCTTGTAGCAGCAATTTTATTCTTTGTCGGTACAGGTCCAATTAAAGGCTTTGCTGTAACGCTAATGATTGGTATTGTCTGCTCAATGTTTACTGCGATTACTGTAACCCGTGCGATTGTACAAATCATTTACGGTAAGCGTAAAGACTTACAAAAATTGAGTATTTAA
- a CDS encoding DUF485 domain-containing protein, translating to MDEVQVERILQNPKFKALVAKKRNLSWSLAALMLFIYIGFTLLVAYNPEFLRTSISGGVITWGIPLGIGVIVISFVLCGVYSTIANNSFDVLNKEAMDEVEAITHNKGGSL from the coding sequence ATGGATGAGGTTCAAGTAGAAAGAATTCTACAAAATCCAAAATTTAAAGCATTGGTTGCTAAAAAGCGTAATTTAAGTTGGAGCTTAGCAGCTTTAATGTTGTTTATTTACATTGGTTTTACTTTGTTGGTTGCATACAATCCAGAGTTTTTGCGTACATCAATTAGCGGCGGTGTGATTACTTGGGGTATTCCACTTGGTATTGGTGTGATTGTTATTTCATTTGTATTGTGTGGCGTATATTCAACTATTGCTAATAATTCATTCGATGTACTGAATAAAGAAGCAATGGACGAAGTGGAAGCGATTACCCACAATAAGGGAGGTTCATTGTAA
- a CDS encoding trimeric intracellular cation channel family protein encodes MLLTIIYIIAITAEAMTGALSAGRRSMDWFGVIIIASVTALGGGSVRDVLLGHYPLTWVKHPEYLILVCCAALFTIVIAKWMKHLRSTFLILDAMGLIGFTIIGCQIAIEMGHGFVVSAVAGILTGVSGGILRDILCNDVPLVFRRELYASISFVSVIFYWLCLHFGLQLELTVIATLIFGFTLRIIAIYFGLEMPKFIYRDDDESVSSRE; translated from the coding sequence ATGTTATTAACCATCATTTATATTATTGCCATTACCGCAGAAGCGATGACAGGTGCATTATCCGCAGGTCGCCGTAGCATGGATTGGTTTGGAGTGATTATTATTGCCAGTGTTACCGCACTTGGTGGTGGCTCAGTGCGTGATGTGTTATTGGGGCATTATCCATTAACATGGGTTAAGCATCCTGAATATTTAATTCTTGTATGTTGTGCTGCATTATTTACTATCGTCATTGCCAAATGGATGAAACATTTACGTTCCACATTCTTAATTCTTGATGCAATGGGGCTGATAGGTTTTACTATTATTGGTTGCCAAATCGCCATTGAAATGGGACACGGTTTTGTCGTTTCTGCTGTTGCAGGGATTTTAACAGGTGTATCTGGCGGTATTTTACGTGATATTTTATGTAACGATGTTCCTTTAGTATTCCGCCGTGAACTTTATGCCAGTATTTCATTTGTATCAGTCATTTTTTATTGGTTGTGCTTACACTTTGGTTTACAATTAGAATTAACGGTTATTGCTACACTTATTTTTGGTTTTACTCTACGCATTATTGCTATTTATTTTGGTTTAGAAATGCCAAAATTTATTTATCGTGATGATGATGAATCTGTATCATCAAGAGAATAG
- the ribF gene encoding bifunctional riboflavin kinase/FAD synthetase, whose protein sequence is MQLIRLHACTSTLNTLPPLVMTIGNFDGVHLGHQALITQLKQTAQQQQLKSAIMLFEPQPLEYFLGQNAPPRITSLREKITYLKDLAIDYIILVKFDDAFRQLSATQFAQRLQQLNVCSLILGDDFHFGKDRQADSQFLRNFGFNVLNLATVTLSNERVSSTRIRQVLADGNFALASKLLGRPYKILGRVVHGDKIGRTLDFPTANIALKRLKPCLHGIYAVDVKLLNGSFTQLLAQQPSEKQGLQGTQANTLFGAAHVGTRPAIKQNQLEWRLEVHFPQFSADVYGRLMEVTFLHYLHGEKNYVSLDELKQGIQQDIVDLCEWRNKQT, encoded by the coding sequence ATGCAACTCATTCGACTTCATGCTTGTACTTCTACCCTAAATACTTTACCACCGTTAGTGATGACCATTGGTAATTTTGATGGTGTACACTTAGGACATCAAGCACTTATTACACAATTAAAACAAACCGCTCAACAACAGCAATTAAAAAGTGCAATTATGTTGTTTGAACCACAACCTTTAGAATATTTTTTAGGACAGAATGCCCCACCACGCATTACATCTTTGCGTGAAAAAATCACTTATTTAAAAGATTTAGCAATTGATTATATTATTTTAGTCAAGTTTGATGACGCTTTTCGCCAACTTTCTGCAACCCAATTTGCACAACGTTTACAACAACTCAATGTATGCAGTTTAATTTTGGGCGATGATTTTCATTTTGGTAAAGACCGCCAAGCGGATAGTCAATTCTTACGTAATTTTGGTTTTAATGTTTTAAATTTAGCAACTGTTACACTTTCTAATGAACGTGTGAGTTCAACACGCATTCGTCAAGTATTAGCCGATGGTAATTTTGCCTTGGCGAGTAAATTATTAGGGCGACCATATAAAATTTTAGGGCGTGTAGTTCATGGTGATAAAATTGGACGTACACTGGATTTTCCAACAGCAAATATTGCCCTTAAACGTTTAAAGCCGTGCTTACATGGTATTTATGCGGTTGATGTTAAATTACTCAATGGTTCATTTACACAATTATTAGCACAACAACCAAGCGAGAAACAAGGCTTGCAAGGCACTCAAGCGAATACATTATTTGGTGCGGCTCATGTCGGAACACGCCCTGCGATTAAGCAAAACCAACTGGAATGGCGTTTAGAAGTACATTTTCCACAATTTTCGGCTGATGTTTATGGGAGATTGATGGAAGTTACTTTTTTACATTATTTGCACGGCGAAAAAAATTATGTTTCTTTAGATGAATTAAAACAAGGTATTCAACAAGATATTGTGGATTTATGTGAGTGGCGGAATAAACAGACTTAA
- the yajC gene encoding preprotein translocase subunit YajC, translated as MSLFISNAYANGSAPAAQDPTMTIIMMLVMVAIFYFMIWRPQSKRAKEHRALIESLTEGIEVMFAGGLMGRITKLDGEIATIELSKGVEIKIQRGSIISVLPEGTLNNV; from the coding sequence ATGAGTTTATTTATTAGTAATGCTTATGCCAATGGCTCAGCTCCAGCTGCTCAAGACCCAACAATGACGATTATCATGATGCTCGTTATGGTCGCGATTTTTTATTTTATGATTTGGCGACCACAATCAAAACGTGCAAAAGAACATCGTGCTTTAATTGAAAGTTTAACCGAAGGCATTGAAGTGATGTTTGCAGGCGGTTTAATGGGACGTATTACCAAACTCGATGGTGAAATTGCAACAATTGAATTAAGTAAAGGCGTTGAAATTAAAATCCAACGTGGTTCGATTATTTCTGTATTACCTGAAGGTACATTGAATAACGTTTAA
- a CDS encoding cation acetate symporter, whose amino-acid sequence MAGLTMLLSSPVMAAALEGQAEKQATNWTAIIMFAIFVGATLFITKWAAKKTQSADDFYTGGGGISGFQNGLAIAGDFMSAASFLGISAMVFTSGYDGLLYSLGFMVGWPIVLFLVAERLRNLGKYNFSDVVSFRLDEKPVRKMAAFSSLVVVAFYLIAQMVGAGQLIKLLFGLPYEIAVVAVGLLMMAYVMFGGMLATTWVQIIKAVMLLSGASFMAFMVMHHVGFSFSEMFSRAIEMYAQVNNKTLEEASKIMGPTSLVKTPLDAISLGLALMFGTAGLPHILMRFFTVRDAKEARKSVVVATGFIGYFYLLTFIIGFGAILLVANNPQYLDVAKMAATGQLALIGGGNMAAIHLSHAVGGNLFLGFISAVAFATILAVVAGLTLSGAGAISHDLYANVYCKGKTTPESEMKVTKRATLALAILAMILGIIFEKQNVAFMVGLAFAVAASANFPVLVLSMFWKGLTTRGAVIGGYAGLISAVVLIALTKAVWVDTLKLGTDPIIAMGNPAIFSMAIAFICCWIFSITDKSARAEAEKKAYDAQFVRSMTGIGISEASDH is encoded by the coding sequence ATGGCTGGCTTAACGATGTTGTTAAGCAGTCCAGTAATGGCAGCTGCATTAGAAGGGCAAGCTGAAAAGCAAGCAACTAACTGGACAGCGATTATTATGTTCGCTATCTTCGTAGGTGCGACATTATTTATTACCAAATGGGCAGCAAAGAAAACACAATCAGCAGATGACTTCTATACTGGTGGTGGTGGTATTTCTGGATTCCAAAATGGTTTGGCGATTGCAGGGGACTTTATGTCAGCAGCGTCATTCTTAGGTATTTCAGCAATGGTATTCACATCAGGTTATGATGGTTTACTCTACTCACTTGGTTTTATGGTGGGTTGGCCTATTGTACTTTTCTTAGTTGCGGAACGTTTACGTAACTTAGGTAAATACAACTTCTCTGATGTAGTTTCATTCCGTTTAGATGAAAAACCAGTTCGTAAAATGGCAGCATTTAGCTCATTGGTTGTTGTAGCATTCTACTTAATCGCTCAGATGGTAGGTGCAGGTCAGTTGATTAAGTTGTTGTTTGGTTTACCGTATGAAATTGCAGTTGTTGCTGTTGGCTTATTGATGATGGCATATGTAATGTTCGGTGGTATGTTAGCAACCACTTGGGTACAAATCATTAAAGCGGTTATGCTATTATCTGGTGCTTCATTCATGGCATTTATGGTTATGCACCATGTAGGTTTCAGTTTCTCTGAAATGTTTAGCCGTGCAATTGAAATGTATGCTCAGGTCAATAACAAAACACTTGAAGAAGCTAGTAAAATCATGGGTCCAACAAGTTTGGTTAAAACGCCACTTGATGCGATTTCATTAGGCTTAGCCTTGATGTTTGGTACTGCAGGTTTACCACATATTTTGATGCGTTTCTTTACAGTGCGTGATGCAAAAGAAGCTCGTAAATCAGTTGTAGTTGCAACAGGCTTTATTGGTTACTTCTATTTATTAACCTTTATCATTGGTTTTGGTGCAATTCTTTTAGTTGCAAACAACCCACAATACTTAGATGTTGCAAAAATGGCAGCAACTGGTCAGTTAGCTCTGATTGGTGGTGGTAACATGGCTGCAATCCACTTAAGTCATGCAGTTGGTGGTAACTTATTCTTAGGCTTTATTTCTGCGGTAGCATTCGCAACTATCTTAGCGGTAGTAGCTGGTTTAACATTATCAGGTGCAGGTGCGATTTCTCACGACTTATACGCAAACGTATATTGCAAGGGCAAAACAACGCCAGAATCTGAAATGAAAGTAACGAAACGTGCGACTTTAGCGTTAGCAATCTTAGCAATGATCTTAGGGATTATCTTTGAGAAGCAAAACGTTGCATTCATGGTAGGCTTGGCATTCGCTGTAGCAGCATCTGCAAACTTCCCAGTATTAGTATTATCAATGTTCTGGAAAGGTTTAACGACTCGTGGTGCAGTAATCGGTGGTTATGCAGGATTAATTAGTGCAGTTGTGTTGATTGCCTTAACTAAAGCAGTATGGGTAGATACATTAAAATTAGGTACAGACCCTATTATTGCAATGGGTAATCCAGCGATTTTCTCAATGGCTATTGCATTCATCTGCTGCTGGATTTTCTCAATCACTGATAAATCAGCACGTGCTGAAGCAGAGAAAAAAGCATATGACGCACAGTTTGTACGTTCTATGACTGGTATTGGTATCTCAGAAGCATCTGACCACTAA
- the tgt gene encoding tRNA guanosine(34) transglycosylase Tgt, with amino-acid sequence MKFEKLSQSGRARRGRLTLEHGTIETPVFMPVGTYGTVKGMLPRDIEEIQAQIILGNTFHLYLRPGLDVIKQHGGLHQFIRWNKPILTDSGGFQVFSLGKMRKIAEDGVTFRSPIDGSKVFLSPEISMQIQHVLNSDIVMIFDECTPYPATHQQAQESLQLSLRWAKRCKDEHNKLNNVNALFGIIQGSMYEDLRDESLNGLLEIGFDGYAIGGLSVGEPKEEMIKVLDYLPNKMPHDKPRYLMGVGKPEDIVEAVRRGIDMFDCVMPTRNARNGHYFVTDGLVRIRNSRYRFDESPLDAHCDCYTCQNFTRAYLYHLEKCGEMLASMLGTIHNLRYYQRLMEMIRQALDEDKFDEFVADFYARRGLNVPPLAE; translated from the coding sequence ATGAAATTTGAAAAACTTTCCCAGTCAGGACGTGCGAGACGTGGGCGTTTAACGCTTGAACACGGCACGATTGAAACCCCTGTTTTTATGCCAGTCGGTACTTATGGTACGGTCAAAGGTATGTTGCCACGAGATATTGAAGAAATTCAAGCACAAATTATTTTGGGCAATACTTTCCATTTATATTTACGCCCGGGTTTAGATGTGATTAAACAACACGGCGGATTACATCAATTTATTCGTTGGAATAAACCGATTTTAACTGATTCTGGTGGTTTCCAAGTGTTTAGTCTCGGTAAAATGCGTAAAATCGCCGAAGATGGTGTTACATTCCGTTCACCGATTGATGGTTCAAAAGTATTTTTATCGCCAGAAATTTCTATGCAAATTCAGCACGTTTTAAACTCTGATATTGTGATGATTTTTGACGAATGTACGCCTTATCCTGCCACACATCAGCAAGCCCAAGAATCATTACAACTGTCATTACGCTGGGCAAAACGTTGTAAAGATGAGCATAATAAATTGAATAATGTCAATGCTTTATTTGGTATTATTCAAGGCAGTATGTACGAAGACTTGCGAGATGAATCACTCAATGGCTTGCTTGAGATTGGTTTTGATGGTTATGCCATTGGTGGATTATCAGTGGGTGAACCAAAAGAAGAAATGATTAAAGTGTTGGATTATTTACCTAACAAAATGCCACACGATAAACCACGTTATCTAATGGGCGTAGGTAAACCCGAAGATATTGTTGAAGCGGTCAGACGTGGTATCGATATGTTTGACTGTGTGATGCCAACCCGTAATGCTCGTAATGGACATTATTTTGTAACTGATGGCTTAGTGCGTATTCGGAATAGTCGCTATCGTTTTGATGAAAGTCCACTTGATGCCCATTGTGATTGTTATACTTGTCAAAATTTCACTCGTGCTTATCTTTATCATTTAGAAAAATGTGGCGAAATGTTAGCATCAATGCTCGGTACGATTCACAATTTACGCTATTATCAACGTTTAATGGAAATGATTCGTCAAGCCCTAGATGAAGATAAATTTGATGAATTTGTTGCAGATTTTTATGCAAGACGTGGTTTAAACGTTCCACCATTGGCTGAATAA
- the glyS gene encoding glycine--tRNA ligase subunit beta, giving the protein MSAQKHNILFELGSEELPPKSLKTLRDALKSEVEQGLTQAGLNFQAIYAYASPRRLALSIQGLDAKQADNQKRFDGPALQAAYNEDGTPTKALEGFMRGQGIEKEQLSTFMAGKVEKVCYIRDIQGKNIDELLPNILQDALDKLPIAKRMRSADSRSEFVRPVQWVVLLKDNEIIDATIQAFKTGRQSFGHRFHAPKAIDIAHADEYLDTLRNASVIADFDARRDDIIKQTKALADEVGAVAIVPDDLLDEVTALVELPVALRASFEERFLAVPQEALISTMQDNQKYFCLVDNAGKLQPYFIFISNIKSKDPSQVIEGNEKVVRPRLSDAEFFYLQDQREPLASRKEKLQNRIFQAELGTIWQKVERMAKIGAVLAPITGANANDVAKAALLCKCDLTSELVGEFPELQGIAGTYYARLEGENEEVALALGEQYLPKFAGDKLPSTKTGTTLALADRLDTLVGIFGIGQAPTGSKDPFALRRSAIGILRLIIENGLDVTLESLIDSSLNAYGDVIKDHAKTRTDALAFLEGRYRAKYEDQNVAVDVIQAVQALSPKSPLDFDRRINAVQAFRTLPEAKTLAQNNKRVANILAKADTKIADTVNESLLQENDEKQLFTAIQTAKNEVVPLQANADYQAILQNLTALAEPLTQFFDNVMVNADDEALKNNRLALLNQVRHLFLLVADISVLQD; this is encoded by the coding sequence ATGTCAGCCCAAAAACACAACATTTTATTTGAACTTGGTAGTGAAGAACTGCCACCAAAAAGTCTAAAAACCTTACGAGATGCCCTCAAAAGCGAAGTTGAGCAAGGTTTAACACAAGCAGGATTAAATTTTCAAGCAATTTATGCTTATGCAAGCCCTCGTAGATTGGCATTGTCTATTCAAGGTTTAGATGCCAAACAAGCCGATAATCAAAAACGCTTTGATGGTCCTGCATTGCAAGCAGCTTATAATGAAGATGGTACACCAACCAAAGCACTTGAAGGGTTTATGCGTGGGCAAGGCATAGAAAAAGAGCAATTAAGCACTTTTATGGCAGGTAAAGTTGAAAAAGTCTGCTATATTAGAGACATTCAAGGGAAAAATATTGATGAATTATTGCCCAATATTTTACAAGATGCGTTGGATAAATTGCCAATTGCCAAAAGAATGCGTTCAGCCGACAGTCGCAGTGAATTTGTGCGTCCTGTACAATGGGTGGTGTTATTAAAAGATAATGAAATTATTGATGCAACCATTCAGGCATTTAAAACGGGTCGGCAATCTTTTGGGCATCGTTTTCACGCACCAAAAGCGATTGATATTGCCCACGCTGATGAGTATTTAGACACGCTTAGAAATGCCAGTGTGATTGCCGATTTTGATGCACGCCGTGATGACATTATCAAACAAACCAAAGCCTTAGCCGATGAAGTGGGTGCAGTAGCAATCGTACCTGATGATTTATTGGACGAAGTAACCGCATTGGTGGAGTTGCCTGTTGCCTTGCGTGCCAGTTTTGAAGAACGATTTTTAGCCGTGCCACAAGAAGCCTTGATTAGCACAATGCAGGATAATCAAAAATATTTTTGTTTGGTGGATAACGCAGGTAAATTACAGCCATATTTTATTTTTATTAGCAATATCAAGTCTAAAGACCCAAGTCAAGTCATCGAAGGTAACGAAAAAGTGGTGCGTCCACGCTTGTCAGATGCAGAATTTTTCTATCTACAAGACCAAAGAGAGCCTCTTGCCAGCCGTAAGGAAAAATTGCAAAATCGTATTTTCCAAGCAGAATTAGGTACAATTTGGCAAAAAGTAGAACGAATGGCTAAAATTGGTGCAGTTTTAGCACCAATCACAGGAGCAAATGCAAATGATGTCGCAAAAGCCGCCTTATTATGTAAATGTGATTTAACCTCAGAATTAGTGGGTGAATTTCCAGAATTACAAGGCATTGCAGGGACTTATTATGCTCGCTTGGAAGGTGAAAATGAAGAAGTGGCATTGGCATTAGGCGAACAATATTTGCCTAAATTCGCAGGCGATAAATTGCCAAGTACGAAAACAGGGACAACATTGGCTTTGGCTGACCGCTTGGACACTTTGGTGGGGATTTTTGGCATTGGGCAAGCTCCAACAGGTTCAAAAGACCCATTTGCCTTACGCCGTTCAGCGATTGGTATTTTGCGTTTAATTATTGAAAATGGGTTAGATGTCACGCTTGAAAGTCTGATTGACAGCTCATTAAATGCTTATGGTGATGTGATTAAAGACCACGCCAAAACCCGTACTGATGCGTTGGCATTTTTAGAAGGGCGTTATCGTGCCAAGTACGAAGACCAAAATGTAGCGGTGGATGTGATTCAAGCGGTACAAGCTTTGTCTCCAAAATCACCTTTGGATTTTGACCGTAGAATCAATGCTGTACAAGCATTCCGTACCTTACCAGAGGCGAAAACTTTGGCACAAAATAACAAACGAGTGGCAAATATTTTAGCAAAAGCAGATACCAAAATTGCAGATACTGTGAATGAAAGTTTATTGCAAGAAAATGATGAAAAACAGTTATTTACTGCAATTCAAACCGCTAAAAATGAAGTTGTACCATTGCAAGCCAATGCTGATTATCAAGCGATTTTACAAAACTTAACGGCTTTGGCAGAACCATTAACCCAGTTCTTTGATAATGTAATGGTGAATGCTGATGATGAAGCCCTAAAAAATAATCGCCTTGCTTTATTAAATCAAGTGCGTCATTTATTTTTATTGGTGGCGGATATTAGTGTGTTGCAAGACTAA
- the secF gene encoding protein translocase subunit SecF → MSEQLPTTNTQDTYQLANGGRVIDFMKIALPMAIISIVLTIASIVFISTKGINLGLDFTGGVSAELNYTQAVDNQQIVEKLTQAGFKDVQVRSLGSNSDLMIQMPEQPHIKADELGNAIKQAVQMEANEVTVAKVDSVGSQVGKELYVRSAGAVGLALLLMLIYITIRFELKLAIGAVLSLFHDIIITLGIFSMMGWPFDLTVLAAILSIIGFSLNDNIVVSDRIRENFRKIREVSSREVINIALTETLRRTIHTSMTLLLVVVAMLIMGGDGLRWFSIAMCIGVFVGTYSSIYIGTSFALWRNISAQDFIVKVKPEFDDEEP, encoded by the coding sequence ATGAGCGAACAACTTCCAACGACAAATACTCAAGACACTTATCAATTAGCCAATGGTGGACGTGTTATTGACTTTATGAAAATTGCCCTGCCAATGGCAATTATCTCAATTGTCCTGACCATTGCTAGTATTGTGTTTATTAGCACTAAAGGCATTAATTTAGGTTTAGACTTCACAGGCGGTGTATCAGCCGAACTGAACTATACCCAAGCTGTTGATAATCAACAAATTGTTGAGAAACTTACACAAGCAGGTTTTAAAGATGTGCAAGTGCGTAGTTTAGGTAGTAATAGTGATTTGATGATACAAATGCCTGAACAACCACATATTAAAGCGGATGAACTTGGTAATGCGATTAAACAAGCAGTACAAATGGAAGCCAATGAAGTTACTGTAGCTAAAGTTGATTCTGTCGGTAGTCAAGTTGGTAAAGAGCTTTATGTACGTTCTGCTGGTGCTGTAGGTTTAGCATTGTTATTAATGCTGATTTATATTACCATTCGTTTTGAGCTTAAATTAGCGATTGGTGCAGTATTATCATTATTCCACGATATTATCATCACGCTTGGCATTTTCTCTATGATGGGTTGGCCGTTTGATTTAACTGTATTAGCAGCTATTTTATCAATCATTGGTTTCTCGCTGAACGATAATATTGTTGTATCTGATCGTATTCGTGAAAACTTCCGTAAAATTCGTGAGGTCAGCTCAAGAGAGGTTATTAACATTGCTTTAACTGAAACCTTACGCCGTACTATTCATACATCAATGACACTTTTACTCGTTGTTGTTGCGATGTTAATCATGGGTGGTGATGGTTTACGCTGGTTCTCAATTGCTATGTGTATTGGTGTATTTGTTGGTACCTATTCATCAATTTATATCGGTACAAGTTTTGCTTTATGGCGTAATATTTCTGCACAAGATTTTATCGTCAAAGTTAAACCTGAATTTGATGATGAAGAGCCTTAA